From a single Candidatus Firestonebacteria bacterium RIFOXYD2_FULL_39_29 genomic region:
- a CDS encoding glycine cleavage system protein T gives MSELLKTVFFDKHIAANATMTDFGGWNMPLNYPRGILEEHLITRKNAGLFDVSHMGRFVIRGKNSLLFLQHVLTNNAAALDINQAQYTIIQNSNGGAIDDAYLYKFAPTEYILVVNAGNQLRVWEHLSHTAKRYSSAVEFEDRSIEIAMLSLQGPKSKTILSSLLEGGRIPDPVKNAMSSITIKGSKILIARTGYTGEPLGFELFIAREDALKVWDALIEKEAIPVGLGARDTLRLESGLPLYGHELGVDLEGKEIPIFAVPLSKFAVSFSPLKENFLGKEALLKQFEAQKKIIKKDYSAINDLPKHILPFAIIGRGIARQGFKVYKGEKAVGYVTSGTMIPYFKTTGEGLATGISEERGMRAIGLALLDSDISEGDNIQVDIRGVKADGIIVKWHLRTDAPPYARPILAEHTALVKPLSENTYKEKTENLLEKAFNNTVWRQKECINLIPSEQTHSPATRLLSVMDSSFRYAEHKKVRSFYDTEVFYYQGTDFIAEVENLLAAEFRKYLGCKNVETRTVSGQMANTAVFAAMLDFVNRDNRKAEPRRLKNVMNNHIIKGGHLSAQPMGALNNFIQIDPVTERPSVINFPTLPGNPYKIDANAAKRLIAENLPDLIIFGKSLVLHPEPVEEVKAFMQAQGIKSIVMYDMAHVLGLIGPYFQEPFKDGADIVTGSTHKTFFGSQRGIISSDFAEKDDNYKLWETIENRVFPGSVSNHHLGTLLGLLMSAYEMNNFKDEYQEKVIMNAKALAKALKDLGFEVAGDPAVSFTETHQIIVNVGYAKGPEVAKRLEENNIIVNYQATPEEEGFTASGALRLGSQEMTRFGLNEDDFKTVAQLIKDAFDGKSVKEEVKKFRENFLDLKFCFKEPELEEKIQRLHSLI, from the coding sequence ATGTCCGAGCTTTTGAAAACAGTCTTTTTTGACAAGCACATTGCCGCTAACGCAACTATGACAGACTTTGGCGGATGGAACATGCCTTTAAACTATCCCCGCGGAATTTTAGAAGAACATCTTATCACAAGAAAGAATGCCGGACTTTTTGATGTTTCCCATATGGGTCGTTTTGTAATTCGGGGAAAGAACTCTTTACTCTTCTTGCAGCATGTACTCACAAATAACGCAGCAGCTCTGGATATCAACCAGGCGCAATACACAATTATCCAAAACAGTAACGGCGGAGCAATTGATGATGCTTATCTTTACAAATTCGCTCCCACTGAATACATCCTCGTGGTTAATGCCGGTAACCAGCTAAGGGTCTGGGAGCATCTCTCCCATACCGCAAAGAGATACTCCTCCGCAGTTGAGTTTGAAGATAGATCCATTGAGATCGCCATGCTTTCCCTTCAAGGCCCAAAATCTAAAACTATTCTTTCTTCCCTTTTGGAAGGCGGAAGGATTCCCGACCCGGTAAAGAACGCAATGAGCTCGATAACAATTAAAGGCAGTAAAATACTTATAGCCAGGACCGGATATACCGGGGAGCCTCTCGGGTTTGAACTTTTTATTGCCCGGGAAGACGCGCTTAAAGTTTGGGACGCGCTCATTGAAAAAGAAGCCATTCCGGTAGGACTGGGCGCAAGAGATACTTTAAGATTAGAGAGCGGCCTTCCTTTATACGGGCACGAACTCGGAGTGGACCTGGAAGGAAAAGAAATCCCTATCTTTGCTGTTCCTCTTTCAAAATTTGCCGTTAGCTTTTCCCCTTTAAAAGAAAACTTTCTCGGAAAAGAAGCGCTCTTAAAACAATTTGAAGCGCAAAAGAAAATAATAAAAAAAGATTATTCCGCCATTAACGATCTTCCAAAACACATCCTGCCGTTCGCAATAATAGGACGAGGAATAGCAAGGCAGGGATTTAAAGTTTATAAAGGCGAAAAAGCCGTAGGTTATGTGACAAGCGGCACCATGATACCTTATTTTAAAACTACCGGGGAAGGGCTCGCAACCGGTATTTCCGAAGAACGCGGCATGAGAGCGATCGGACTGGCTCTGCTCGATTCTGATATAAGCGAGGGCGATAATATTCAAGTTGATATCCGTGGCGTAAAAGCAGACGGTATTATTGTAAAATGGCATTTGAGAACTGATGCCCCGCCTTATGCAAGACCAATACTCGCAGAACACACTGCTTTGGTAAAGCCCCTAAGTGAAAATACTTACAAAGAAAAGACAGAAAACCTGCTGGAAAAAGCTTTTAACAATACGGTCTGGAGGCAAAAAGAGTGTATTAATCTTATTCCGTCAGAGCAAACCCATTCTCCGGCAACACGTCTTCTTTCCGTCATGGATTCTTCCTTCCGTTACGCCGAACATAAAAAAGTAAGATCTTTTTACGACACCGAAGTATTTTATTATCAGGGTACGGATTTTATTGCGGAAGTGGAAAACCTGCTCGCAGCGGAATTCAGGAAATATCTCGGCTGTAAAAATGTGGAAACAAGAACAGTCTCAGGACAGATGGCAAATACAGCTGTTTTCGCGGCCATGCTAGATTTTGTTAACAGGGATAACAGGAAAGCAGAACCCAGACGTTTGAAAAATGTTATGAACAACCACATAATAAAAGGCGGGCATCTTTCCGCCCAACCTATGGGCGCGCTCAATAATTTTATTCAAATTGATCCTGTCACGGAAAGACCTTCGGTAATTAATTTCCCGACTCTTCCCGGTAATCCTTATAAAATAGACGCAAACGCCGCAAAAAGACTTATCGCGGAAAATCTACCGGACCTTATAATATTCGGAAAATCCCTGGTGCTGCATCCCGAACCTGTTGAAGAGGTTAAAGCCTTTATGCAGGCGCAGGGAATAAAATCTATCGTAATGTATGATATGGCCCATGTGCTGGGACTTATCGGGCCCTATTTTCAGGAGCCTTTCAAAGACGGTGCAGATATTGTTACCGGTTCTACGCATAAAACTTTCTTTGGAAGCCAGCGCGGCATAATTTCTTCCGACTTTGCCGAAAAAGACGATAACTATAAACTCTGGGAGACAATTGAAAACCGTGTATTTCCCGGTTCCGTTTCCAACCATCACCTCGGGACCCTTCTCGGGCTTTTAATGTCGGCTTATGAGATGAACAATTTTAAGGATGAGTATCAGGAAAAAGTTATAATGAATGCAAAAGCTCTTGCCAAAGCTTTAAAAGATCTGGGCTTTGAAGTCGCAGGAGATCCTGCGGTGTCTTTTACCGAAACCCATCAAATTATAGTAAATGTCGGGTATGCGAAAGGCCCGGAAGTCGCAAAGCGCCTTGAAGAGAATAATATCATAGTAAATTATCAGGCCACCCCGGAAGAAGAGGGTTTCACAGCTTCCGGCGCCCTCCGTCTCGGTTCCCAGGAAATGACAAGATTCGGCTTAAATGAGGATGATTTTAAAACAGTAGCCCAGCTGATCAAAGACGCATTTGACGGAAAATCCGTAAAGGAAGAAGTTAAAAAGTTCAGAGAAAACTTTTTAGATCTTAAATTCTGCTTTAAAGAACCGGAATTGGAAGAAAAGATCCAAAGACTGCACAGTTTAATCTAA